A section of the Desulfovibrio sp. Huiquan2017 genome encodes:
- a CDS encoding TetR/AcrR family transcriptional regulator — protein MTKKEAILNAAQEAFGQLGFHAATVKDVAGRADVSFGLVSHYFGSKQELFLAAGFDMADRLILRLSEATAKAKNGMEAIRAYMSAYFDFTEEHRTRFPVLLRCSPFSHMEPGVDGAKVMEKFSIFIDELKRCVALGIEDGTIRSLPLEQTALIIYGNIVGSVRTSLLSPYDSTGLFEETINHVERSIIVIPESSSVDHPLALYRCSETERQ, from the coding sequence ATGACCAAGAAGGAAGCCATACTCAACGCCGCCCAGGAGGCCTTCGGGCAACTGGGATTCCACGCCGCCACCGTCAAGGACGTGGCCGGGCGGGCCGATGTTTCCTTCGGCTTGGTCTCCCACTACTTCGGCAGCAAGCAGGAGTTGTTCCTGGCCGCCGGGTTCGACATGGCCGACCGGTTGATCCTGCGCCTGAGCGAGGCCACCGCCAAGGCCAAGAACGGCATGGAGGCCATCCGGGCCTACATGAGCGCCTATTTCGATTTCACTGAAGAACATCGGACCCGCTTTCCCGTGCTGTTGCGTTGTTCTCCCTTCAGCCACATGGAACCTGGCGTGGACGGCGCCAAGGTGATGGAGAAGTTCAGCATCTTCATCGACGAGCTCAAGCGTTGCGTCGCCTTGGGCATCGAGGACGGGACCATCCGTTCCCTGCCCCTGGAGCAGACCGCGCTGATCATCTACGGCAACATCGTCGGCTCGGTCCGTACCAGCCTCCTGTCGCCTTACGATTCCACGGGCCTGTTCGAGGAAACCATCAACCACGTGGAACGCAGCATCATCGTCATCCCGGAGAGCTCGTCCGTGGATCATCCGCTGGCCCTTTACCGGTGCAGCGAAACGGAACGGCAATAA
- a CDS encoding phage regulatory CII family protein yields MFAKNVTKVVQDCILDSGIQAKVVAQKINKPYSTLMREINPFDASAKLGAETLLEIMKVTRDIRPLQFMASEMGFNLETGNA; encoded by the coding sequence ATGTTTGCGAAAAACGTAACCAAGGTTGTTCAGGATTGCATTCTCGACAGCGGCATTCAGGCCAAGGTCGTGGCCCAAAAAATCAACAAGCCGTATTCGACCCTGATGCGGGAAATCAACCCCTTCGACGCCAGCGCCAAACTGGGCGCGGAGACCTTGCTCGAAATCATGAAGGTCACACGCGACATTCGTCCGCTCCAGTTCATGGCCTCGGAGATGGGCTTCAACCTGGAAACAGGCAACGCTTAA
- a CDS encoding ATP-binding protein — MTTHPGDRLPRADSLSRRAKLAQLAFISAIVLIFSCALILFNAYRLHVRLSERADSIAHLARTSLASAVWQVDYASARDFIDAVLQDDTVAFAQVVTGREVMAAKSRPRFAGHGFEYFTKDRRFLTKSVEIRKYGDWIGSFNLAVSTEGNLQEMAMYVGLTFALALLLILTLTLAAVRYMRKHFLTPLMDLEESATTIADGNLDAPIDTSASNELGSLARAIDDMRQSVRHLIHDLQEANNKLQNHQNSLESMVKERTEELKRKNDSLNGALEQVRRAKKAAEVANTAKSSFLASMSHEIRTPMNAILGMADILWETDLSEDQARYVEVFRTAGESLLEILDDILDLSKIEAGHLTLEKTWFPLTDILDRTCGVIQAKASQKGLGLSCVAAPEVPARINGDPNRLRQVLFNLLGNAIKFTDSGSVALNVDTASRDDDSVLLHFSITDTGVGVSGDKLRAIFEAFTQADSSTTRQFGGTGLGLAISKELVHMMDGRIWAESMPGKGSTFHFTARFGTPRPGDVAQPEPPRPPEEPSLPPLNILMFEDSRYNAFVARTYLDATPCRLTVTEDGKSGVELFKKGGWDLVLMDIQMPVMDGLEATRTIRQWEREQGLDPVPIVVMTAFAMDDGTRRCLEAGADSHLPKPVKKSALFEAIRKLADKNARKGEESDHD; from the coding sequence ATGACCACACATCCCGGAGACAGGCTGCCGAGAGCCGATTCGCTCAGCCGCCGGGCCAAGCTGGCCCAGTTGGCCTTCATCTCGGCCATCGTCCTGATCTTCTCCTGCGCGCTCATCCTGTTCAATGCCTATCGGCTGCACGTGCGCCTGTCCGAACGCGCGGACAGCATCGCCCACCTGGCCCGGACCAGCCTGGCCAGCGCGGTCTGGCAGGTAGACTACGCCTCGGCCCGCGACTTCATCGACGCCGTGCTCCAGGACGACACCGTGGCGTTCGCCCAGGTGGTCACCGGCCGCGAGGTCATGGCGGCCAAAAGCCGCCCCCGTTTCGCCGGGCACGGCTTCGAGTACTTCACCAAGGACCGGCGGTTCCTGACCAAGTCCGTGGAAATCCGGAAATACGGCGACTGGATCGGCTCATTCAACTTGGCCGTATCCACCGAGGGCAACCTTCAGGAAATGGCCATGTACGTGGGACTGACCTTCGCCCTGGCCCTGCTCCTGATCCTGACCCTGACCCTGGCCGCGGTCCGCTACATGCGCAAACATTTCCTGACTCCGCTCATGGACCTGGAGGAATCGGCCACGACCATCGCGGACGGCAACCTGGACGCGCCCATCGACACCTCGGCCTCCAACGAATTGGGCAGCCTGGCCCGGGCCATCGACGACATGCGCCAGTCCGTCCGCCACCTGATCCATGACCTCCAGGAGGCCAACAACAAGCTCCAGAACCATCAGAACAGCCTGGAAAGCATGGTCAAGGAGCGCACCGAGGAACTCAAGCGCAAGAACGACTCCCTGAACGGAGCCCTGGAACAGGTCCGCCGGGCCAAAAAGGCCGCCGAGGTGGCCAACACGGCCAAAAGCAGCTTCCTGGCCTCCATGAGCCATGAGATCCGCACGCCCATGAACGCCATCCTGGGCATGGCCGACATCCTTTGGGAGACCGATCTGTCCGAAGATCAGGCGCGCTACGTGGAGGTCTTCCGCACCGCGGGCGAGAGCCTGCTTGAAATCCTCGACGACATCCTGGACCTGTCCAAGATCGAGGCCGGGCACCTGACCCTGGAAAAGACCTGGTTCCCGCTGACCGACATCCTGGACCGGACCTGCGGCGTAATCCAGGCCAAAGCCTCGCAAAAGGGCCTCGGCCTGAGCTGCGTCGCCGCCCCGGAGGTTCCGGCGCGCATCAACGGCGACCCCAACCGGCTGCGCCAGGTGCTCTTCAACCTGCTGGGCAACGCCATCAAGTTCACGGACTCGGGCTCGGTGGCCCTGAACGTGGATACGGCCTCGCGCGACGACGATTCCGTTCTGCTCCATTTTTCCATCACGGACACCGGCGTGGGCGTGTCCGGCGACAAGCTCAGGGCTATCTTCGAGGCCTTCACCCAGGCGGACAGCTCCACCACCCGCCAATTCGGCGGCACCGGCCTGGGGCTGGCCATCAGCAAGGAATTGGTCCACATGATGGACGGCCGCATCTGGGCCGAATCCATGCCGGGCAAGGGCAGCACCTTCCATTTCACGGCCCGCTTCGGCACACCTCGCCCCGGGGACGTCGCTCAGCCCGAGCCGCCCCGGCCGCCCGAGGAACCCTCCCTGCCGCCGCTGAACATTCTCATGTTCGAGGATTCCCGGTACAACGCCTTCGTGGCCCGGACCTACCTCGACGCCACCCCCTGCCGCCTGACCGTGACCGAGGACGGCAAGTCCGGGGTCGAACTGTTCAAGAAAGGCGGCTGGGACCTGGTTCTCATGGATATCCAAATGCCGGTCATGGACGGCCTCGAGGCCACCCGGACCATCCGGCAGTGGGAGCGCGAACAAGGGCTCGACCCTGTGCCCATCGTGGTCATGACCGCCTTTGCCATGGACGACGGCACGCGCCGCTGCCTGGAGGCGGGCGCGGACTCGCACCTGCCCAAGCCGGTCAAGAAGAGCGCCTTGTTCGAAGCCATTCGCAAACTGGCCGACAAAAATGCACGAAAAGGAGAGGAATCGGATCATGACTGA
- a CDS encoding YqiA/YcfP family alpha/beta fold hydrolase codes for MTDAPSCRLLWCHGSLSSPWGTKSLALADVAGEFGLTMEGPDFSDLAAPDERVERLLAILAEDDRPTILAGSSMGGYVAAAASMHARVPALFLLAPAFYLPGYAVHVFPSLPGRVTVVHGWDDDVVPVDNAIRFARTHKATLHVLADGHRLEKSTETLCVQFARFLACAKADLEKNA; via the coding sequence ATGACTGATGCGCCGAGTTGCCGCTTGTTGTGGTGTCACGGCTCCCTGAGCAGCCCCTGGGGAACCAAGAGTCTGGCCTTGGCCGATGTGGCCGGGGAATTCGGTTTGACCATGGAGGGGCCCGATTTCAGCGATCTCGCCGCCCCGGACGAACGGGTGGAACGCCTGTTGGCCATCCTGGCCGAGGATGACCGGCCCACCATCCTGGCCGGATCGTCCATGGGCGGTTACGTGGCAGCGGCCGCGTCCATGCACGCCCGGGTCCCGGCCCTGTTTCTCCTGGCCCCGGCCTTCTATCTCCCCGGCTACGCCGTGCACGTCTTCCCCAGCCTGCCCGGCCGGGTCACCGTGGTCCACGGCTGGGACGACGACGTGGTCCCGGTGGACAACGCCATCCGCTTCGCCCGGACCCACAAGGCGACTCTGCACGTGCTCGCCGACGGCCATCGGCTGGAGAAGTCCACCGAAACCTTATGCGTCCAGTTTGCCCGATTTCTGGCCTGCGCCAAGGCGGACTTGGAGAAAAACGCATGA
- a CDS encoding ABC transporter substrate-binding protein, translating into MTRAPFAARLAVLCAALLLPALAAAQGPVPEKASLILQWLPQAQFAGYFVAKDKGFYAEEGINLTILSGGPDILASEELENGKADFATMFLTTGLQRRESLPLVNIGQIVQHSALMLIAKASSGIKTFRDLDGKKVGLWANEFQIQPLALFRRENIHATVVPQTSSLDLFMRDGVAACSGMWYNEYHTLLTYGLDEKDLRPLFFTNEGLNFPEDGIYCLERTAAERPELCQGLVRATLKGWRYAFEHKDEALAIVLKRMEAARVPASRAHQRWMLERMEDVTMPDGAAMGVLRREDFKRVVGALLGTGFATHPPSYEDFYKGAMQ; encoded by the coding sequence ATGACCCGAGCCCCCTTCGCAGCGAGGTTGGCCGTGCTGTGCGCCGCTCTCCTGCTCCCGGCCCTTGCGGCCGCCCAAGGGCCGGTCCCGGAAAAGGCGTCCCTGATCCTGCAATGGCTGCCCCAGGCCCAGTTCGCGGGTTACTTCGTGGCCAAGGACAAGGGGTTCTACGCCGAGGAGGGCATCAACCTGACCATCTTGTCCGGCGGCCCGGACATCCTGGCCAGCGAAGAACTTGAGAACGGCAAGGCGGACTTCGCCACCATGTTCCTGACCACCGGCCTGCAGCGACGCGAGTCCCTGCCCCTGGTCAACATCGGCCAGATCGTCCAGCATTCGGCGCTCATGCTCATCGCCAAGGCGTCGTCCGGCATCAAAACCTTCCGCGACCTGGACGGCAAAAAAGTCGGGTTGTGGGCCAACGAATTCCAGATCCAGCCCCTGGCCCTGTTCCGGCGCGAGAACATCCACGCGACCGTGGTCCCGCAGACCTCGTCCCTGGACCTGTTCATGCGCGACGGCGTGGCCGCCTGCTCGGGCATGTGGTACAACGAATACCACACGCTCCTGACCTACGGACTGGACGAGAAGGACCTGCGGCCCCTGTTCTTCACCAACGAGGGCCTGAACTTCCCCGAAGACGGCATCTACTGTCTGGAGCGGACCGCCGCCGAGCGCCCCGAGCTGTGCCAAGGGCTGGTCCGGGCCACCCTCAAGGGATGGCGCTATGCCTTTGAGCATAAGGACGAGGCCCTGGCCATCGTGCTTAAGCGCATGGAAGCGGCCCGGGTCCCGGCAAGCCGAGCGCACCAGCGCTGGATGCTCGAACGCATGGAGGACGTAACCATGCCCGACGGGGCCGCCATGGGCGTGCTCCGCCGCGAGGATTTCAAGCGAGTGGTCGGGGCCCTGCTCGGGACCGGGTTCGCGACCCACCCCCCGAGCTACGAGGACTTCTACAAAGGAGCAATGCAATGA
- a CDS encoding SpoIIE family protein phosphatase has protein sequence MRRYPIALKLTFLILSCALVILAAIVAYNYVASRAVILRQAEDNSRLLVAGTAGRIDSVLSGVQKVAENVAFSMEDTTLSKQEILDLDRRVLANNPEIYGMAIAFEPYFVQRDKRYFAPYHYRSGGRIGFTMLGDANYRYFYMDWYQIPKELGRSVWTEPYFDEGGGGVPMATYSVPFYRTVDGKSVFAGVVTADISLNWLQDLVRSIRLYDSGYAFLLSRHGTFITHPDKSLVMNQTIFSLAEERGSKELRELGQRMLSGKAAFIPVGTLLSPEESYMFSDRLDYGGWSLGVVFPRDEMLGDAYRLSKSMLAIGAVGFVLLALVTMGIARRITQPLRELSESARKIASGNLNLTLPEKRANDEVGDLTDSFKYMKNSLKEFIHDLTATTQAKERIESELRIAREIQMGILPKLFPAFPDRKEFEVFASIEPAKEVGGDLYDFFFVDETHFCFLVGDVSGKGVPAAFFMAVTKTLLKVVAERGLDPGEILTKVNADLAAKNESCMFVTLFLAIMDIETGETRYANAGHNPPVFLPCGGTPEIVPPLGEPVAGIMEDMRYSTKTMTLKPGDLLFIYTDGVTEAMNPEGALFGEKRLIRLLAEQREPLAPELVKDVGAAIHAFARGAEQSDDITMLVMQFMGQCAP, from the coding sequence ATGAGGCGGTATCCCATCGCCCTCAAGCTGACCTTTCTGATCCTGTCCTGCGCCCTGGTCATCCTGGCCGCCATCGTGGCCTACAACTACGTCGCGTCGCGAGCCGTCATCCTGCGCCAGGCCGAGGACAATTCCCGCCTCCTCGTGGCCGGGACCGCCGGACGCATCGACTCGGTCCTGTCCGGGGTGCAAAAGGTGGCCGAAAACGTCGCCTTTTCCATGGAAGACACCACCCTGTCCAAGCAGGAGATCCTCGACCTCGACCGGCGGGTCCTGGCCAACAACCCCGAGATATACGGGATGGCCATCGCCTTCGAGCCGTACTTCGTGCAACGCGACAAACGCTATTTCGCGCCCTACCACTACCGTTCGGGCGGGCGCATCGGCTTCACCATGCTCGGCGACGCCAATTACCGTTATTTTTACATGGACTGGTACCAGATTCCCAAAGAACTGGGCCGCAGCGTCTGGACCGAGCCCTACTTCGACGAGGGAGGCGGCGGCGTGCCCATGGCCACCTACTCCGTGCCCTTCTACCGCACCGTGGACGGCAAGTCCGTGTTCGCGGGCGTGGTCACGGCGGACATCTCCCTCAACTGGCTACAGGATCTGGTCAGATCCATTCGGCTATACGACTCGGGCTACGCCTTTCTCCTGTCCCGCCACGGCACTTTCATCACCCACCCGGACAAGTCCCTGGTCATGAACCAGACCATCTTCTCCCTGGCCGAGGAACGCGGCTCCAAGGAACTGCGCGAACTGGGCCAGCGCATGCTCTCGGGCAAGGCCGCTTTCATCCCGGTGGGCACGCTTCTCTCGCCCGAGGAAAGCTACATGTTCAGCGACAGGCTCGACTATGGCGGCTGGAGCCTCGGCGTGGTCTTCCCCCGCGACGAAATGCTCGGCGACGCTTACCGCCTGTCCAAGTCCATGCTCGCCATCGGCGCGGTCGGCTTTGTGCTCCTGGCCCTGGTCACCATGGGCATCGCCCGGCGCATCACCCAGCCATTGCGCGAACTGTCCGAGTCGGCCCGTAAAATCGCCTCCGGCAATCTGAACCTCACCCTCCCGGAAAAACGCGCCAACGACGAGGTCGGCGATCTGACCGACTCCTTCAAGTATATGAAAAACTCCCTCAAGGAGTTCATCCACGACCTGACCGCCACCACCCAGGCCAAGGAGCGCATCGAGTCCGAACTGCGCATCGCCCGGGAAATCCAAATGGGCATCCTGCCCAAACTCTTCCCGGCCTTCCCGGACCGCAAGGAATTCGAGGTATTCGCCTCCATCGAACCCGCCAAGGAAGTGGGCGGCGACCTCTATGATTTCTTCTTCGTGGACGAGACCCATTTCTGCTTCCTGGTGGGCGACGTCTCGGGCAAAGGCGTGCCCGCCGCCTTCTTCATGGCCGTGACCAAAACCCTGCTCAAGGTCGTGGCCGAACGCGGCCTGGACCCCGGCGAAATCCTGACCAAGGTCAACGCCGACCTGGCCGCCAAAAACGAGTCGTGCATGTTCGTGACCCTGTTCCTGGCCATCATGGACATCGAGACGGGCGAGACCCGCTATGCCAACGCGGGCCACAACCCGCCGGTCTTCCTGCCCTGCGGCGGCACGCCCGAAATCGTTCCGCCCCTGGGCGAACCCGTGGCGGGCATCATGGAGGACATGCGCTATTCCACCAAGACCATGACCCTCAAGCCCGGCGACCTGCTCTTCATCTATACCGACGGCGTGACCGAAGCCATGAACCCCGAGGGGGCCCTGTTCGGCGAAAAACGGCTGATCAGGCTGCTGGCCGAGCAGCGCGAACCCCTCGCGCCCGAACTGGTCAAGGACGTGGGGGCGGCCATCCATGCCTTTGCCCGGGGCGCGGAACAGTCCGACGACATCACCATGCTGGTCATGCAGTTCATGGGCCAATGCGCCCCTTAG
- a CDS encoding phage regulatory CII family protein: protein MFEKDLTKKMQDIVLEGHIPAKEVSKLIKKPYSTLLRELNPFDAHAKLGVETMFEIVKATHNISVLEFMARELGYTLRPLDAIQPARQGTSSRRVHKQEATM from the coding sequence ATGTTCGAGAAAGACCTGACCAAGAAAATGCAGGACATCGTTCTGGAAGGACACATCCCGGCCAAGGAAGTGTCCAAGCTGATCAAGAAGCCGTATTCCACATTGCTTCGGGAACTCAACCCGTTCGACGCCCACGCCAAGCTCGGGGTCGAGACCATGTTTGAAATCGTCAAGGCGACACACAACATCTCGGTCCTTGAGTTCATGGCCAGAGAACTGGGGTACACGCTCCGGCCGCTCGACGCCATCCAGCCCGCCAGGCAGGGGACCAGTTCCCGCCGTGTTCACAAGCAGGAAGCGACCATGTGA
- a CDS encoding class II fructose-bisphosphate aldolase: MSQDTFKKALAVGRPPNVVKNFPNSQALIVSGKVIDRAMLAKGQCMTIAANGRNIFVIEGALRAAQKANAAIIIEIARSEATYCPTTLWNVARRVDYLCNKLGITVPVAVHADHYFMKKWDDVAVAKAEIPSVFDSGVTSIAIDASHMTDDLNLLGNLAVSPSIPAWAGYETEIGEIKGEFGLSSPVEAKFLIQGLNAHGLCPDWIALNNGTTHGIEASGEGIQVDLTAEIHAALKPYGTSGAQHGTSGNDSARLREIAARTATTKANVATALQMISWGVKVNDFGNAIMDGDKFAKIPGQGVEDTLWDEMVAYADANGITGGNYKKLNLVFERRWLGQSESVRERMAGAVEDFVFDLLVNVFNAKDTAPIACDLILKAGSYDLGLKAERCEDPADWTEEKIKAKAAAIDTDKGPQGHFDD; the protein is encoded by the coding sequence ATGTCCCAGGATACATTCAAAAAAGCACTCGCCGTCGGCCGTCCGCCGAACGTCGTCAAGAATTTCCCCAACTCGCAGGCGCTCATCGTCAGCGGCAAGGTCATCGACCGCGCCATGCTGGCCAAGGGCCAGTGCATGACCATCGCGGCCAATGGCCGGAACATCTTCGTCATCGAAGGCGCGCTCCGGGCCGCCCAGAAGGCCAACGCCGCCATCATCATCGAGATCGCCCGCAGCGAAGCCACCTACTGCCCGACCACCCTGTGGAACGTGGCCCGGCGCGTGGACTACCTGTGCAACAAGCTCGGTATCACCGTGCCCGTGGCCGTGCATGCCGACCACTACTTCATGAAGAAATGGGACGACGTGGCCGTGGCCAAGGCCGAAATCCCGTCCGTGTTCGACTCCGGCGTGACCTCCATCGCCATCGACGCCTCGCACATGACCGACGACCTCAACCTGCTCGGCAACCTGGCCGTGTCCCCGTCCATTCCGGCATGGGCCGGCTATGAGACCGAGATCGGCGAGATCAAGGGCGAGTTCGGCCTGTCCAGCCCGGTGGAGGCCAAGTTCCTCATCCAGGGCCTCAACGCCCACGGCCTGTGCCCGGACTGGATCGCCCTGAACAACGGCACCACCCACGGCATCGAGGCCTCGGGCGAAGGCATCCAGGTGGACCTGACCGCCGAAATCCACGCGGCCCTCAAGCCGTACGGCACCTCCGGCGCGCAGCACGGCACCTCGGGCAACGATTCCGCCCGTCTGCGTGAAATCGCCGCCAGGACCGCCACCACCAAGGCCAACGTGGCCACCGCCCTGCAAATGATCTCCTGGGGTGTCAAGGTCAACGACTTCGGCAACGCCATCATGGACGGCGACAAATTCGCCAAAATCCCCGGCCAGGGCGTGGAAGACACCCTCTGGGATGAGATGGTCGCCTACGCCGACGCCAACGGCATCACGGGCGGCAACTACAAGAAACTCAACCTCGTCTTCGAACGCCGCTGGCTCGGCCAGAGCGAATCCGTGCGCGAACGCATGGCCGGAGCCGTCGAGGACTTCGTCTTCGACTTGCTGGTCAACGTTTTCAATGCCAAGGACACCGCGCCCATCGCCTGCGACCTGATCCTCAAAGCCGGTTCCTACGACCTCGGTCTCAAGGCCGAACGGTGCGAGGACCCCGCCGACTGGACCGAAGAAAAGATCAAGGCCAAAGCC